From a region of the Erythrobacter neustonensis genome:
- the leuB gene encoding 3-isopropylmalate dehydrogenase, with product MKIAVLPGDGIGPEVTAEAVAVLESLALPGLTLFSGDVGGAAYHRHGVPLPDETLEVARVADAILFGAVGDPACDALERHLRPEQAILGLRKHLGLFANLRPARVFAGLEHLSPLRTDIAGGLDLLIVRELTGDVYFGAKGQRVTDDGEREGWDAMSYAEHEVRRIAHVAFRAAAVSGQPLTSVDKANVLETSQLWRDVVIEVAAEYPGVTLDHMYVDNAAMQVVSHPDRFGVVLTGNLFGDILSDLASAAVGSIGLLPSASLGERQTAHGTYGLYEPIHGSAPDIAGQGKANPMATILSAAMMLRHSFGREDDAVRIEAAVARTLADGILGGDLGGSHGTAAIGAAVRERL from the coding sequence GTGAAGATTGCAGTTCTGCCCGGAGACGGGATCGGCCCCGAGGTTACCGCCGAGGCGGTCGCGGTGCTCGAAAGCCTCGCGCTGCCGGGCCTCACCCTGTTTTCGGGCGATGTGGGCGGCGCGGCCTATCACCGCCACGGGGTGCCGCTGCCGGACGAAACGCTGGAGGTCGCGCGCGTGGCCGACGCGATCCTGTTCGGCGCGGTGGGCGATCCGGCCTGCGACGCGCTGGAACGGCACCTGCGCCCCGAGCAGGCGATCCTTGGCCTGCGCAAGCATCTGGGCCTGTTCGCCAACCTGCGGCCTGCGCGCGTGTTTGCGGGCCTCGAACATCTCTCGCCGCTGCGCACCGATATTGCGGGCGGGCTCGACCTGCTGATCGTGCGTGAATTGACCGGGGATGTCTATTTCGGCGCCAAGGGCCAGCGCGTGACCGACGATGGCGAGCGTGAGGGCTGGGATGCGATGTCCTATGCCGAACACGAAGTGCGCCGGATCGCGCATGTCGCCTTCCGCGCCGCGGCGGTGAGCGGGCAGCCGCTTACCAGCGTCGACAAGGCCAACGTGCTTGAGACCAGCCAGTTGTGGCGCGATGTGGTGATCGAAGTTGCCGCGGAATATCCGGGCGTGACGCTCGATCACATGTATGTCGATAATGCCGCGATGCAGGTGGTTAGCCATCCCGACCGTTTCGGCGTGGTGCTGACGGGCAACCTGTTCGGCGATATCCTCAGCGACCTTGCCAGCGCTGCGGTCGGATCGATCGGGCTGCTGCCAAGCGCCTCGCTGGGCGAACGGCAGACCGCGCACGGCACCTACGGCCTGTATGAACCGATCCACGGCAGCGCGCCCGATATCGCGGGGCAGGGCAAGGCCAACCCGATGGCGACGATCCTGTCGGCGGCGATGATGCTGCGCCATTCCTTCGGCCGCGAAGACGATGCCGTGCGGATCGAGGCGGCGGTGGCACGCACCTTGGCCGATGGCATCCTCGGCGGCGACCTGGGCGGCAGCCACGGCACCGCCGCAATCGGCGCAGCGGTGCGCGAGCGGTTGTAA
- a CDS encoding glycosyltransferase family 2 protein: MSLDLAIILPTLNERGNLVPLVDRIDRAIGTAARWEVIIVDDDSKDGTADEARALALTDARVRVIQRIGRRGLASAAIEGFCATAAPFVAVMDADHQHDPALLPGMLAALKAGEADICVASRFAEGASTAEWAAPERERLSTYANAIARRITGVDLTDPMSGYFMLPSDAARALVPRLTGIGFKILLDLLATSDTTMRVKEFPLNFAARREGESKLDRAILFDFLAGLYDKTLGKVIPTRFALFGTVGALGVLVHFAVLTSLLFAFDHAFTWAQTAAVLVAMSFNFWLNNWLTYRDKRLTGAGALLRGWIGFVATCAIGGFANVAIATFLEGQGVFWALAALAGIVVGSVWNYALSSRFVWGRF; this comes from the coding sequence ATGAGCCTCGATCTTGCGATTATCCTGCCCACGCTCAACGAGCGCGGCAATCTCGTTCCGCTGGTCGACCGGATCGACCGCGCGATCGGCACCGCCGCGCGCTGGGAAGTCATCATCGTCGACGACGACAGCAAGGATGGCACCGCCGACGAGGCGCGCGCGTTGGCGTTGACCGATGCGCGGGTGCGGGTGATCCAGCGGATCGGGCGGCGCGGCCTCGCGAGTGCCGCGATCGAAGGCTTCTGCGCCACCGCCGCGCCGTTTGTCGCGGTGATGGATGCAGACCACCAGCACGACCCTGCGCTGCTTCCCGGCATGCTCGCCGCGCTGAAGGCGGGCGAGGCCGACATCTGTGTCGCCAGCCGCTTTGCCGAAGGCGCATCGACCGCCGAATGGGCCGCGCCCGAGCGCGAAAGGCTCTCGACCTATGCCAACGCGATCGCGCGGCGGATCACCGGGGTTGACCTGACCGATCCGATGAGCGGTTATTTCATGCTGCCGTCCGATGCGGCGCGCGCGCTGGTGCCGCGGCTCACCGGGATCGGGTTCAAGATCCTGCTCGACCTGCTCGCCACCTCGGACACCACCATGCGGGTCAAGGAATTCCCGCTCAATTTCGCGGCCCGCCGCGAAGGAGAAAGCAAGCTGGACCGCGCCATTCTGTTCGATTTTCTTGCCGGGCTTTACGACAAGACGCTGGGCAAGGTGATCCCCACCCGCTTCGCATTGTTCGGCACGGTCGGGGCGCTGGGCGTGCTGGTGCATTTTGCGGTGCTGACCAGCCTGCTGTTCGCCTTCGACCACGCCTTCACCTGGGCGCAGACGGCAGCGGTGCTGGTGGCGATGAGCTTCAATTTCTGGCTCAACAACTGGCTGACCTATCGCGACAAGCGGCTGACCGGCGCGGGCGCATTGCTGCGCGGCTGGATCGGCTTTGTCGCGACCTGCGCGATTGGCGGCTTTGCCAATGTCGCGATTGCTACCTTCCTCGAAGGGCAGGGCGTGTTCTGGGCGCTGGCCGCGCTGGCGGGGATCGTGGTCGGATCGGTCTGGAACTACGCGTTGTCGAGCCGGTTCGTGTGGGGCCGGTTCTAG
- a CDS encoding accessory factor UbiK family protein, whose amino-acid sequence MQSQNPIIADLVKLANSAAGTMAGMTREARDGARERMREALGGIDFVTREEFDTVKAMAQKAREQADALEARLAALEAKSGQ is encoded by the coding sequence ATGCAAAGCCAGAACCCGATCATCGCCGACCTCGTCAAACTCGCCAACAGCGCTGCCGGCACGATGGCCGGCATGACCCGCGAAGCCCGCGACGGCGCGCGCGAACGGATGCGCGAAGCCTTGGGCGGGATCGACTTCGTCACACGCGAGGAATTCGACACGGTCAAGGCGATGGCGCAAAAGGCGCGCGAACAGGCCGATGCGCTCGAAGCGCGCCTCGCCGCGCTGGAAGCGAAATCGGGCCAGTAA
- a CDS encoding 2-hydroxychromene-2-carboxylate isomerase, with protein MAKRVELVFDFVSPNAYLIWWPLRELVNRYEAELDVVPVFLGGMHKLTGNAPPMLRDAEVKGKNEYAMLEMQRFITRHGLGNFAMHPQFPFNSITLQRMLYAADQDGRGVQFVEALLRPIWEDGLDISSPEAIGAALEKARFDAGDLLARAQTDAVKQGLAANTDAVVARGAFGIPTMFVGPRGQGEMFFGKERLPQIEELLAKG; from the coding sequence ATGGCCAAACGCGTTGAACTCGTCTTCGATTTTGTCAGCCCCAACGCCTATCTCATCTGGTGGCCGCTGCGCGAACTCGTCAACCGTTACGAGGCCGAGCTTGACGTGGTGCCCGTATTTCTGGGCGGGATGCACAAGCTGACCGGCAACGCCCCGCCGATGCTGCGCGATGCCGAGGTCAAGGGCAAGAACGAATATGCGATGCTCGAAATGCAGCGTTTCATCACGCGCCACGGCTTGGGCAATTTCGCGATGCACCCGCAATTCCCGTTCAATTCGATCACCTTGCAACGCATGCTTTACGCCGCCGATCAGGACGGTCGCGGGGTGCAGTTCGTCGAGGCGCTGCTGCGTCCGATCTGGGAGGACGGGCTCGACATTTCCTCGCCCGAAGCCATCGGCGCTGCGCTGGAAAAGGCGCGGTTCGACGCGGGCGATCTGCTCGCCCGCGCGCAGACCGACGCGGTCAAGCAGGGGTTGGCTGCAAACACCGACGCGGTCGTCGCGCGCGGCGCCTTCGGCATCCCGACGATGTTCGTGGGCCCGCGCGGGCAGGGCGAGATGTTCTTCGGCAAGGAGCGCCTGCCCCAGATCGAGGAACTGCTCGCCAAGGGCTGA
- a CDS encoding phospholipid carrier-dependent glycosyltransferase, protein MAHIEAPAAPAAVPALRPRDPLGWCLLLTGLFALLTGWRLAIPSQPYFDEIHYLPAARELLELLRTGQGTYLNREHPLLAKELIAVGMALFGDNPLGWRIMPWLAGVIAYGAMLRAMWHASHDRYATLAFAVLLATGFHLFIHARIAMLDIVMASALAVAAWQFAVAIARPEQGRLRLALTGIAIGCALAAKWNAIPLAVMPGLIFLAARAFAGRRRLLLSRRGAPVPGVTLIEAFVWLGLLPLAVYAATFIPGYWLSEPLHPSPLAERGLIGLHQHIYELQSQLKVPHRYMSQWPQWVLDTRGIWYLYQEVDGAQRGVLLIGNPLSMWLGLPALVWCLVAGLFQRSGVRLAAALGYAVSLGLWVIAPKPVQFYYHYLVPSFFLLAALALTCSDLRRLPKGDWLAGGVLAGAVAVFAVFFPIIAALPLLGPDAYLEWMWLSSWK, encoded by the coding sequence ATGGCCCACATCGAAGCGCCCGCTGCTCCCGCCGCCGTCCCTGCCCTGCGCCCGCGCGATCCGCTGGGCTGGTGCCTGCTGCTGACAGGGCTGTTCGCGCTGCTCACCGGCTGGCGGCTGGCGATCCCCTCGCAGCCCTATTTCGACGAGATTCATTATCTCCCCGCCGCGCGCGAACTGCTCGAGCTGCTGCGCACGGGGCAAGGCACCTATCTCAACCGCGAACATCCGCTGCTGGCGAAAGAACTGATTGCAGTTGGCATGGCGCTGTTTGGCGACAATCCACTGGGCTGGCGCATCATGCCTTGGCTGGCGGGCGTCATCGCCTACGGCGCAATGCTGCGCGCGATGTGGCATGCGAGCCATGACCGCTATGCGACGCTCGCCTTCGCGGTGCTGCTGGCGACGGGGTTTCATCTGTTCATCCATGCGCGGATCGCGATGCTCGACATCGTCATGGCAAGCGCGCTGGCGGTGGCGGCATGGCAGTTTGCCGTCGCCATCGCGCGGCCCGAACAGGGGCGGCTGCGCCTTGCGCTGACGGGGATCGCGATCGGCTGCGCGCTGGCGGCGAAGTGGAACGCGATTCCGCTGGCGGTGATGCCGGGGCTTATCTTCCTTGCCGCGCGCGCTTTTGCGGGGCGCCGCCGGTTGCTGCTGAGCCGCCGCGGCGCGCCGGTGCCGGGTGTCACGCTGATCGAAGCCTTCGTGTGGCTCGGGCTGCTGCCGCTTGCGGTCTATGCCGCGACCTTTATCCCCGGATACTGGCTGTCCGAGCCCCTCCACCCCTCGCCGCTGGCAGAGCGCGGGCTGATCGGGCTGCACCAGCATATCTACGAGCTGCAAAGCCAATTGAAGGTGCCGCACCGCTACATGAGCCAGTGGCCGCAATGGGTGCTCGACACGCGCGGGATCTGGTATCTTTATCAGGAGGTCGACGGCGCGCAGCGCGGGGTGCTGCTGATCGGCAATCCGCTGTCGATGTGGCTGGGGCTGCCCGCGCTGGTGTGGTGCCTTGTCGCAGGACTGTTCCAGCGCAGCGGGGTGCGGCTGGCAGCAGCGCTGGGCTATGCGGTCAGCCTCGGCCTGTGGGTGATCGCGCCCAAGCCCGTGCAGTTCTATTACCACTATCTCGTGCCGAGCTTCTTCCTGCTCGCAGCCCTCGCGCTGACGTGCAGCGATCTGCGCCGTCTGCCCAAGGGCGATTGGCTGGCGGGCGGCGTGCTTGCCGGCGCGGTGGCCGTGTTCGCAGTGTTCTTCCCGATCATCGCCGCGCTCCCCCTGTTGGGGCCCGACGCCTATCTCGAATGGATGTGGCTGAGCAGCTGGAAATAG
- the recO gene encoding DNA repair protein RecO, whose protein sequence is MTSAAAAIFLGARPQGETGAMARVLTAEAGLIAAYVAGGRGRMMRAVMVPGNRVTAELSYRPGSQLPFARIELEQSRAALITEPLPAAAIQWACALTAATLPERQPYPALHSALEGLLEAIALAPSARGWVTGLIGYETLLLSELGYGGEAPAAGADWAQQMAMLGILERRLAHYLLAGDRRDVMGARLRLTERLARMA, encoded by the coding sequence GTGACCAGCGCCGCGGCTGCCATTTTCCTCGGCGCGCGTCCGCAGGGCGAAACCGGCGCGATGGCGCGCGTGCTCACTGCCGAGGCCGGGCTGATTGCCGCCTATGTTGCCGGCGGGCGCGGGCGGATGATGCGCGCGGTGATGGTGCCGGGCAACCGCGTCACCGCCGAATTGTCCTATCGCCCGGGAAGCCAGCTGCCTTTCGCGCGGATCGAACTCGAACAGTCGCGTGCCGCGCTGATCACCGAGCCGCTGCCGGCCGCCGCGATCCAGTGGGCCTGCGCGCTCACCGCAGCGACGCTTCCCGAGCGCCAGCCATACCCTGCGCTGCATTCCGCGCTCGAAGGCCTGCTCGAAGCGATCGCGCTCGCTCCTTCGGCGCGCGGCTGGGTGACGGGGCTGATCGGGTATGAAACGCTGCTTCTGTCCGAACTCGGCTATGGCGGAGAAGCGCCCGCAGCAGGAGCCGACTGGGCGCAGCAGATGGCAATGCTGGGGATACTCGAGCGCCGCCTTGCGCACTACCTGCTTGCAGGCGACCGGCGCGATGTTATGGGCGCGAGGCTGCGGTTGACCGAACGGTTGGCGCGGATGGCTTGA
- a CDS encoding branched-chain amino acid aminotransferase — protein MQLTRLPHPAPTPADTREQLVADPGFGTVFTDHMVVIDYDEALGGWQTPVLGPRQPIPLDPAASVLHYAQEIFEGLKAYRHPDGALGLFRPEANAARFNASAERLAMPALPHELFLGAITALLEVDGNWYPSVEGGSLYLRPFMIATEAFLGVRPAKKYKFIVIASPAGNYFKSGAKAVSIWISDYTRAAPGGTGAAKCGGNYAASLVPTGQAFAKGHDQVLFLDAAEHKWVEELGGMNLFFVFADGTVVTPPLTGTILPGITRNSLITLLEEQGLTVSEAPYSIDQWRDDAASGRLTEVMACGTAAVVTAVGKVAGPDGEFTIGAGGIGQTTARLRETLVGIQTGRIADTHGWVTRV, from the coding sequence ATGCAACTCACCCGCCTGCCCCACCCCGCCCCCACGCCAGCTGATACCCGCGAACAGCTCGTCGCCGATCCCGGCTTCGGCACGGTGTTCACCGATCACATGGTCGTGATCGATTACGACGAGGCCTTGGGAGGCTGGCAGACCCCGGTGCTGGGGCCGCGCCAGCCCATTCCGCTCGATCCGGCGGCAAGCGTGCTGCACTATGCGCAGGAAATCTTCGAAGGGTTGAAAGCCTATCGCCACCCCGATGGCGCGCTGGGCCTGTTCCGGCCCGAAGCCAACGCCGCGCGCTTCAATGCCTCGGCCGAGCGCCTCGCCATGCCCGCATTGCCGCACGAGTTGTTCCTCGGCGCGATCACCGCGCTGCTGGAGGTTGATGGTAACTGGTATCCTTCGGTCGAAGGCGGCTCGCTTTATCTGCGCCCCTTCATGATCGCGACCGAGGCCTTTCTCGGCGTGCGCCCGGCGAAAAAATACAAGTTCATCGTCATCGCCTCGCCCGCCGGCAATTATTTCAAGTCGGGCGCCAAGGCGGTGAGCATCTGGATTTCGGACTACACCCGCGCCGCCCCCGGCGGGACGGGTGCGGCCAAGTGCGGCGGCAATTACGCCGCGAGCCTCGTTCCCACCGGACAGGCCTTTGCCAAGGGCCACGACCAGGTGCTCTTCCTCGATGCTGCCGAACACAAGTGGGTCGAGGAACTAGGCGGCATGAACCTGTTCTTCGTGTTTGCCGATGGCACCGTCGTCACCCCGCCGCTGACCGGCACGATCCTGCCCGGCATCACCCGCAATTCGCTGATCACGCTGCTGGAGGAACAGGGGCTGACCGTGTCCGAAGCCCCCTATTCGATCGACCAATGGCGCGATGATGCGGCATCCGGCCGGCTGACCGAGGTGATGGCCTGCGGCACCGCGGCGGTCGTCACCGCGGTCGGCAAGGTTGCAGGACCCGACGGCGAATTCACCATCGGCGCGGGCGGCATCGGCCAGACCACCGCGCGCTTGCGCGAAACGCTGGTGGGCATCCAGACCGGGCGGATCGCCGACACCCACGGCTGGGTCACGCGGGTTTGA
- a CDS encoding TspO/MBR family protein, translating into MNLLASPAQLRASFLRWALFMVPLILLIGFAAGQLGGPDTPWFAGLEKPAIYPPPVVFGIVWSILFVMIGLALALVASAWGAQGRGIALGVFAVHFIVTQGWSMVFFGLQDMTTALMVLGFGVVSLIVALALIFRVRRTAGLLLLPYLAWLCFASVLNYQFIAENPDGGVNSGNGAATEVRL; encoded by the coding sequence ATGAATCTGCTTGCCTCCCCTGCGCAATTGCGTGCGAGTTTCCTGCGCTGGGCGCTGTTCATGGTGCCGCTGATCCTGCTGATCGGATTTGCTGCAGGCCAGCTTGGCGGGCCGGATACCCCGTGGTTCGCAGGGCTTGAAAAGCCCGCGATCTATCCGCCGCCGGTGGTGTTCGGGATCGTCTGGAGCATCCTGTTTGTGATGATCGGGCTGGCGCTGGCATTGGTCGCCAGCGCGTGGGGCGCGCAGGGGCGCGGGATCGCGCTCGGCGTGTTCGCGGTGCATTTCATCGTCACGCAAGGCTGGTCGATGGTGTTCTTCGGCCTGCAGGACATGACCACCGCACTGATGGTACTGGGTTTCGGGGTGGTCAGCCTCATCGTCGCGCTGGCGCTGATTTTCCGGGTGCGGCGCACCGCGGGGCTGCTGTTGCTGCCCTATCTGGCATGGCTGTGCTTTGCGAGCGTGCTCAATTACCAGTTCATTGCCGAAAACCCCGATGGCGGCGTGAATTCGGGCAATGGGGCGGCGACCGAAGTGCGGCTTTGA
- a CDS encoding TetR/AcrR family transcriptional regulator, which translates to MTREILLPPLAAHVLAHGLGQASLRPLAKAAGTSDRMLLYHFGSKETLLADLLAYLARTYAETLDAALAGERAATRGQALARILKHARAPEMAPFMQLWWEIVAGAARGAQGFQPAAHAMMGELLAWLEGQMPEGDPDPKGGARYLLTLIEGTLMLAAIGHAAAARDGLLAGGLLPS; encoded by the coding sequence ATGACGCGCGAAATCCTGTTGCCGCCGCTCGCCGCGCATGTGCTCGCCCACGGGCTGGGGCAGGCAAGCCTGCGCCCGCTGGCGAAGGCTGCGGGCACCAGCGACCGGATGCTGCTCTACCATTTCGGCAGCAAGGAGACGCTGCTCGCCGACCTGCTCGCCTATCTTGCGCGCACCTATGCCGAAACGCTCGATGCGGCGCTGGCGGGGGAGCGCGCGGCGACGCGGGGACAGGCGCTGGCACGCATCCTCAAACACGCCCGCGCGCCCGAAATGGCGCCCTTCATGCAATTGTGGTGGGAAATCGTCGCGGGCGCAGCGCGCGGGGCGCAAGGCTTTCAGCCGGCCGCGCATGCCATGATGGGCGAACTGCTCGCATGGCTCGAAGGCCAGATGCCCGAAGGCGATCCCGATCCGAAAGGCGGCGCGCGCTATCTGCTGACGCTGATCGAAGGCACGCTGATGCTCGCCGCGATCGGTCACGCCGCTGCGGCGCGTGACGGGCTGCTTGCGGGCGGGCTTTTGCCGTCCTAA
- a CDS encoding rhodanese-related sulfurtransferase translates to MPIRVAALYHFTRFDDPAALRAPLLGLCEAQGIKGTLLLAREGINGTIAGTPHAIDAVLAHIRALPGCESLEVKFSGAPDMPFHRMKVRVKREIVTMGEPDIDPTLSVGHYVDAADWNALIADPETVVIDTRNDYEVAVGTFRGAVDPKTPTFRDFPGWFRDNRAQLLAGKKKVAMFCTGGIRCEKSTSFLRAEGIEDVFHLKGGILKYLEDVPEEDSLWQGECFVFDERVTVRHGLEQGTFQLCRACRRPLDEAALAHPDYEDGVSCPACITERTPEQRAGYAERQRQEALAKARGQAHVGAVRPPKE, encoded by the coding sequence ATGCCGATCCGGGTTGCCGCGCTCTATCACTTCACGCGGTTCGATGATCCTGCGGCGCTGCGCGCGCCGCTGCTTGGGCTGTGCGAGGCGCAAGGCATCAAGGGCACGCTGCTGCTCGCGCGCGAAGGGATCAACGGCACGATCGCCGGAACGCCGCACGCGATCGATGCGGTGCTGGCGCATATCCGCGCGCTGCCGGGCTGCGAGAGCCTTGAGGTCAAATTCTCCGGCGCGCCCGACATGCCCTTCCACCGCATGAAGGTGCGCGTGAAGCGCGAGATCGTGACGATGGGCGAACCCGACATCGACCCGACCCTGTCGGTCGGCCACTATGTCGATGCCGCGGACTGGAACGCGCTGATTGCGGACCCCGAAACGGTAGTGATCGACACCCGCAACGATTACGAGGTCGCGGTCGGCACCTTCAGGGGCGCGGTCGATCCGAAGACGCCGACTTTCCGCGATTTTCCCGGCTGGTTCCGCGACAACCGCGCGCAGCTCTTGGCGGGAAAGAAAAAGGTCGCGATGTTCTGCACCGGCGGCATCCGCTGCGAGAAGTCGACCAGCTTCCTGCGCGCCGAGGGAATCGAGGACGTGTTCCACCTGAAGGGCGGGATTCTCAAATACCTCGAGGACGTGCCCGAGGAAGACAGCCTGTGGCAGGGCGAATGCTTCGTCTTCGATGAACGCGTGACCGTGCGCCACGGGCTTGAACAGGGCACCTTCCAGCTGTGCCGCGCCTGCCGCCGCCCGCTCGATGAAGCGGCGCTGGCGCATCCCGATTACGAGGACGGGGTCAGCTGCCCCGCCTGCATTACTGAACGCACGCCCGAACAGCGCGCAGGCTATGCCGAACGCCAGCGGCAGGAGGCGCTCGCCAAGGCACGCGGGCAGGCGCATGTCGGCGCGGTGCGCCCGCCGAAGGAATGA
- a CDS encoding trans-sulfuration enzyme family protein, which yields MKKTTGMDRAATANWRPATKALRGGTWRSEHGETSEALFLTSGYTYDDAQTVADRFAGSAQGMTYSRLQNPTVAMLEERIALMEGAEACRTQASGMAAMTAALLCQLSAGDHVVAARAAFGSCRWLCDNLLPKFGIDVSIIDSADNAAWEAAIRPNTKVFFFESPANPTLDIVDLAHVCSLARAHGITTVVDNAFASPVLQRPMEFGADVVAYSATKLMDGQGRVLAGAICASKQWIDEVLMPFQRNTGPTLSAFNAWVVLKGLETLPMRAFAQSRSAVELGEFLEPRVLAAGGHLRHPGLPSHARHDLARAQMDATGPIFAFDVGTRARAFAVLDALKLIDISNNIGDARSLMCHPASTTHANMTEEARAAMGVSEGLLRINVGLEDIADLTEDMDQALAAAGM from the coding sequence ATGAAAAAGACCACCGGCATGGACCGCGCCGCTACCGCCAACTGGCGCCCCGCAACCAAGGCACTGCGCGGCGGCACCTGGCGTTCCGAACACGGCGAGACGAGCGAGGCGCTGTTCCTCACCTCGGGCTATACTTACGACGATGCGCAGACCGTCGCCGACAGGTTTGCCGGTAGCGCGCAAGGGATGACCTATTCGCGGCTCCAGAACCCCACCGTCGCGATGCTCGAAGAACGCATCGCATTGATGGAAGGGGCGGAGGCCTGCCGCACGCAGGCATCGGGGATGGCGGCGATGACCGCGGCTCTGCTCTGCCAGCTTTCCGCAGGCGATCACGTGGTCGCCGCGCGCGCCGCTTTCGGCAGCTGCCGCTGGCTGTGCGACAATCTGCTGCCCAAGTTCGGGATCGACGTGTCGATCATCGACAGCGCGGACAACGCCGCATGGGAAGCCGCGATCCGGCCCAACACCAAGGTGTTCTTCTTCGAAAGCCCGGCGAACCCCACGCTCGACATCGTCGATCTGGCGCATGTCTGCAGCCTTGCCCGCGCGCACGGGATCACCACCGTGGTCGACAACGCCTTTGCCTCGCCCGTGTTGCAGCGTCCGATGGAGTTCGGCGCGGATGTGGTGGCCTATTCCGCCACCAAGCTGATGGACGGGCAGGGCCGCGTGCTGGCGGGCGCGATCTGCGCGTCCAAGCAATGGATCGACGAGGTGCTGATGCCGTTCCAGCGCAACACCGGCCCGACGCTGTCGGCCTTCAACGCCTGGGTGGTGCTGAAGGGGCTGGAGACGCTGCCGATGCGCGCCTTTGCGCAAAGCCGCAGCGCGGTCGAGCTGGGCGAATTTCTCGAACCGCGCGTGCTCGCTGCGGGCGGGCACCTGCGCCACCCCGGCCTGCCCAGCCACGCGCGCCACGATCTTGCGCGGGCGCAGATGGATGCGACCGGGCCGATCTTCGCCTTCGATGTCGGCACCCGCGCGCGCGCCTTTGCGGTGCTCGATGCGCTGAAGCTGATCGATATCTCGAACAATATCGGCGATGCGCGCAGCCTGATGTGCCACCCTGCCTCGACCACGCATGCCAACATGACCGAAGAGGCGCGCGCCGCGATGGGCGTGTCCGAAGGCCTGTTGCGGATCAATGTCGGGCTTGAGGATATCGCCGATCTCACCGAAGACATGGACCAGGCGCTCGCTGCGGCGGGCATGTAA
- a CDS encoding TlyA family RNA methyltransferase — translation MPDPTPRPAKPQKRRIDQLLVERGLAESRARAQALVMAGLVFAGETKIDKPGQQVAEDAALDVRGRDHPWVSRGGIKLAHAIEHFGLDPAGAVAMDIGSSTGGFTDVLLTHGAAHVFCVDSGTNQLAWKLREDDRVTVLEQLSARLLTPRHIDRPCNWVVCDASFISLAKVLEVPLQLAAPQCRLVALIKPQFEVGREEVGKGGVVRDPALHARVCDEVRGWIEGLGWTVQGIATSPITGPQGNVEFLISANRG, via the coding sequence ATGCCCGATCCCACGCCCCGTCCCGCCAAGCCGCAAAAGCGCCGGATCGACCAGCTGCTGGTCGAGCGCGGGCTTGCCGAAAGCCGCGCGCGCGCGCAGGCGCTGGTAATGGCGGGACTGGTGTTCGCGGGCGAGACCAAGATCGACAAGCCGGGCCAGCAGGTGGCCGAGGACGCCGCGCTCGACGTGCGCGGGCGCGATCATCCCTGGGTCAGCCGCGGCGGGATCAAGCTGGCGCATGCGATCGAACACTTCGGGCTCGATCCGGCGGGCGCAGTCGCGATGGATATCGGCTCGTCCACCGGGGGCTTTACCGATGTGCTGCTGACCCACGGCGCGGCGCATGTGTTCTGCGTCGACAGCGGGACCAACCAGCTGGCGTGGAAGCTGCGCGAAGACGACCGCGTCACCGTGCTTGAACAATTGTCGGCCCGCCTGCTCACGCCTCGGCACATCGACCGCCCGTGCAACTGGGTGGTGTGCGATGCGAGCTTCATCTCCCTGGCCAAGGTGCTCGAGGTGCCGCTGCAACTGGCAGCGCCGCAATGCCGTCTGGTCGCGCTGATCAAACCGCAGTTCGAGGTCGGGCGCGAGGAGGTCGGCAAGGGCGGAGTGGTGCGCGACCCTGCGTTGCATGCGCGGGTCTGCGACGAAGTGCGCGGCTGGATCGAAGGGCTCGGCTGGACGGTGCAGGGCATCGCCACCAGCCCGATCACCGGGCCGCAGGGCAATGTCGAGTTTCTGATCAGCGCCAATCGCGGATAG